A region of Reichenbachiella carrageenanivorans DNA encodes the following proteins:
- a CDS encoding TonB-dependent receptor plug domain-containing protein, whose amino-acid sequence MCVGSSLSFAQSKAPFLAAIHHYEESLGVKFSYDPAIISLISRQVDIPEDINQFIAQVVEGLPLNIDKISEDYYTILVVEKTYTLRLIDSLTRATIPLPLFFLINGHPSSLQAENNQATFKYKPMLNDTLIAYAPGYVKRKIPVSQLINERALAIGLLTQTYLLEDVLIEDYITKGINMDPSDHSITIEVKDLPLLPGETDGDIFASLAALPGISTPDGRPGNLFIRGNTIDQSLILFDNIPMYHRGHYFGTISPYNQKVVDNVEVHRSGYHPRMGGRVGGAVFINSEEEVNNQSRYGVGMNTLYAMVYGKTPLANKKVGLIIGARHSYPTSVRSPKLNAITKSVFAATGLIDENGNITSDVDVVFQDYHAKLIFRPNEKHKISTSGIYSRSDLSYTLVKGVAQNQDEHIDFENYGANAEWQYKLNNRWNTSLIQTLGNFTYSTLSTTPSGNFFAINKIKDYNTRLEIDKVAQTNHTLQIGVDYKWQQADLGYKNFFTTSLIHLNKSISAHTLSPFANVEWYSARANLQIGLRGNYYSPTQAFYFSPRLSANYMATPWLSLKASAGRYHQFMSQVKNLELGSGGFDTELWMLADSNDVQSISGSQFMTGFMANNNNWLVDVEAYYKTANNVTYYEDRRFNLVSDYFTANDLLYGVDTYLKKAFHKHTSVWVGYSFSDSKITLDTTSQTTYKSKYIQPHQVYVGTAYHKDRWKLSAIWKYGSGLNAKSLEIAYAQVIYEQAQANLPPGVPVQPDPFVDVPERYPNVHSLDVSASYRIPHTPERKWSASFGLSIINVFDQKTW is encoded by the coding sequence ATGTGTGTAGGGAGCAGTCTGTCATTTGCACAGTCCAAGGCTCCGTTTTTAGCTGCCATCCATCACTACGAAGAAAGTTTAGGAGTCAAATTTTCGTATGACCCAGCCATCATCTCTCTTATCTCACGTCAAGTAGATATTCCTGAAGACATCAACCAATTCATTGCACAAGTAGTGGAGGGATTGCCTTTAAACATTGATAAAATAAGCGAAGATTATTATACCATTTTGGTGGTTGAAAAAACATACACGCTCCGATTAATTGACTCACTCACACGTGCGACCATTCCGTTGCCTTTATTCTTTTTGATCAATGGACACCCTAGCTCCCTTCAAGCAGAAAATAACCAAGCAACGTTCAAATACAAGCCTATGCTCAATGATACACTGATCGCCTATGCTCCTGGTTATGTCAAACGCAAAATACCCGTTAGCCAATTGATAAACGAAAGAGCCCTTGCCATAGGACTTTTGACCCAAACGTACTTGCTGGAAGACGTGCTAATCGAAGATTACATCACTAAGGGCATCAATATGGATCCTTCCGATCACAGCATCACCATCGAAGTCAAAGACCTGCCACTCCTTCCTGGAGAAACAGACGGAGACATCTTTGCCAGTCTAGCAGCATTGCCTGGCATTTCTACTCCCGATGGCAGACCAGGTAATTTATTCATCCGGGGCAATACCATCGACCAATCGCTCATCCTTTTCGACAACATTCCCATGTATCACAGAGGGCATTACTTTGGCACTATATCTCCATACAATCAAAAAGTAGTGGACAACGTCGAAGTACATAGGAGTGGCTATCATCCCAGAATGGGTGGAAGAGTAGGTGGCGCCGTTTTTATCAACTCTGAAGAAGAGGTAAACAACCAATCGCGATATGGTGTAGGCATGAATACACTATACGCCATGGTATATGGAAAAACTCCATTAGCCAATAAAAAAGTAGGTTTGATCATAGGCGCACGGCATTCGTATCCCACCTCAGTAAGATCTCCCAAACTAAATGCCATTACCAAGTCTGTATTTGCTGCCACAGGGCTCATAGATGAAAATGGCAACATTACCTCTGACGTAGATGTTGTCTTTCAGGATTATCACGCCAAGTTGATCTTTAGACCAAATGAGAAACACAAAATATCCACTTCTGGAATTTACAGCCGTTCAGACCTATCTTATACCCTAGTAAAAGGTGTGGCTCAAAATCAAGACGAACACATAGATTTTGAAAACTACGGAGCCAATGCAGAGTGGCAATACAAACTAAACAACCGTTGGAACACTTCATTGATCCAAACGTTGGGCAACTTCACCTACTCCACACTATCGACTACCCCTTCAGGCAATTTTTTCGCCATCAATAAGATCAAAGATTACAATACACGACTAGAAATAGACAAAGTGGCACAGACCAATCATACCTTGCAGATAGGTGTTGACTACAAATGGCAACAAGCAGATTTGGGCTACAAAAATTTCTTCACTACAAGTCTAATTCACCTCAATAAATCCATAAGCGCACATACCCTTTCTCCCTTTGCCAATGTAGAGTGGTATTCGGCTAGAGCAAATCTCCAAATAGGCTTGAGGGGAAATTACTATAGCCCAACACAAGCCTTCTACTTTTCTCCCAGACTGTCTGCCAACTATATGGCTACACCATGGCTAAGTCTAAAAGCCTCTGCAGGCAGGTATCATCAGTTTATGAGTCAAGTAAAAAACCTAGAACTCGGATCAGGAGGATTCGATACTGAACTATGGATGCTGGCTGACTCCAACGATGTGCAAAGCATTTCTGGCTCGCAATTCATGACAGGTTTCATGGCAAACAATAACAATTGGCTAGTAGACGTAGAGGCCTACTACAAAACAGCCAACAATGTCACTTATTATGAAGACAGGCGGTTCAACCTAGTCAGTGATTATTTCACAGCAAACGACCTCCTATATGGTGTGGACACCTATCTAAAAAAAGCATTTCACAAACATACCTCTGTATGGGTAGGTTATTCTTTTAGCGATTCGAAAATCACACTAGACACCACCAGTCAAACCACCTATAAATCCAAATACATCCAACCCCACCAAGTGTATGTGGGTACAGCCTATCACAAAGACCGTTGGAAATTATCTGCCATATGGAAATACGGTTCTGGCCTAAATGCAAAATCTCTTGAAATAGCCTATGCCCAAGTCATATACGAACAAGCGCAAGCCAACCTCCCTCCAGGAGTTCCTGTGCAGCCCGACCCTTTTGTAGATGTCCCCGAGCGCTACCCCAACGTCCACTCGCTAGACGTGTCTGCCTCATATCGGATCCCACACACGCCCGAGCGCAAGTGGTCTGCTAGCTTTGGCCTATCCATCATCAATGTATTCGACCAAAAAACCTGGTAG
- a CDS encoding tetratricopeptide repeat-containing sensor histidine kinase produces the protein MTKLQYIFTVLLFLLTSTYSFSTSNLNDLDSLRQQLKTEQNEDKIYVIHETLAYTYMLIGTHDSSLLYYQKSLDYHRAQKNKKKEADILVSIGETYRNNDVPDRAMDFFIQGIKIYEALNLHGQVASTYNSMADLVMRQNDYTKAKEYMAMVQQILHHTSYPSALAHSFMNQGRIFNSMLQFDSAVYYHQKAIDLFDSLGMYHDKGRAMHNQANSLRELKRFDEALDICQQVLLIPELKANIKSQIFTILLIANIYMDTDRPRQAIKYGIEGLELAKKYGFLDRERVAYKYLSQTYDKMGDYKAAFKYHQQFTTLMEAIFDKDKYEQVNRMNALYESEKKEQTIAIHEANLEAREATIALQQSRQSQLYFGIGFAIFIGLVLAISYVGQTKSNKLLHQQKLEIEKQNSERETLLKEIHHRVKNNLQVISSLLSMQSRQMEDGEAKTAVREGQSRIKSMSLIHQKLYSEDNLSRINMKEYIEDLSSFLFKSYKPSKSVSQLIEADEVMLDVDTAVPLGLIINELISNALKYAFEPEQKGEISIRLNHEDNGYVLHIADTGKGLPQNFDQKQSMGMKLVTILVDQIDGLMKIDNSLGTFFTIKFKDKRAA, from the coding sequence ATGACCAAGTTGCAGTATATTTTCACGGTTTTACTATTTCTCCTTACCTCTACCTATAGTTTCTCTACTTCTAACCTCAATGATCTAGACAGCCTTCGTCAGCAATTGAAAACAGAACAAAATGAGGATAAAATTTACGTCATACATGAAACATTGGCCTATACCTATATGCTCATTGGCACACATGACTCTAGCCTCCTTTATTACCAGAAATCACTCGACTACCATCGCGCACAAAAAAACAAAAAAAAAGAGGCCGACATACTGGTGAGCATAGGCGAAACCTACCGAAACAATGATGTACCTGACCGTGCCATGGATTTTTTTATCCAAGGCATAAAAATATATGAAGCATTGAACTTACATGGACAGGTAGCCTCCACATACAACAGCATGGCTGACCTAGTGATGCGGCAAAATGATTATACCAAAGCCAAAGAGTATATGGCGATGGTACAACAAATCCTCCATCATACTTCCTATCCGTCGGCACTAGCTCATTCATTTATGAATCAAGGCCGAATATTCAATAGTATGCTACAATTTGATAGTGCTGTATATTATCATCAAAAAGCAATTGATCTTTTCGACTCGCTAGGCATGTATCACGACAAAGGCAGAGCCATGCATAACCAAGCCAATTCATTGCGTGAGTTAAAAAGATTCGATGAAGCATTGGACATCTGCCAACAAGTGCTCCTAATACCCGAATTAAAAGCAAACATCAAAAGTCAGATTTTCACCATTCTTTTAATTGCCAATATATACATGGATACCGATCGGCCTAGACAAGCCATCAAATATGGTATCGAAGGGCTGGAATTGGCCAAAAAGTATGGTTTCTTGGATCGGGAAAGAGTAGCCTACAAGTACTTATCTCAAACATATGACAAAATGGGAGATTACAAAGCAGCCTTCAAATACCACCAACAATTCACGACTCTTATGGAAGCCATCTTTGACAAAGACAAATATGAGCAGGTCAATCGAATGAATGCACTATACGAATCCGAAAAAAAGGAGCAAACGATTGCTATACATGAAGCCAATCTGGAGGCCAGAGAAGCTACAATTGCCCTTCAGCAGAGTCGCCAAAGTCAGCTATACTTTGGAATTGGGTTTGCAATATTTATAGGTCTGGTATTAGCGATTAGCTATGTGGGGCAAACCAAAAGCAATAAACTACTCCATCAGCAGAAGCTAGAAATAGAAAAACAAAACAGCGAAAGAGAAACACTACTCAAAGAAATCCACCACCGTGTAAAAAACAACCTACAGGTCATCTCCAGTCTACTCAGCATGCAGTCTCGACAAATGGAAGATGGCGAAGCCAAAACAGCCGTAAGGGAAGGCCAAAGCCGAATCAAATCAATGTCGCTCATTCATCAAAAGCTATACAGTGAAGATAACCTATCACGCATCAATATGAAGGAATACATAGAAGACCTGAGTAGTTTTCTTTTCAAAAGCTATAAGCCTAGCAAATCTGTATCTCAACTCATAGAAGCGGATGAAGTGATGCTAGACGTTGACACAGCCGTACCATTAGGATTAATCATCAACGAACTAATTTCCAATGCCTTGAAATATGCTTTCGAGCCTGAACAAAAAGGGGAAATCAGCATTCGTTTGAATCATGAAGACAATGGGTATGTTTTACACATTGCCGATACAGGTAAAGGACTCCCTCAAAACTTCGATCAAAAGCAGAGTATGGGTATGAAGTTGGTGACCATTCTGGTAGATCAGATCGATGGCCTTATGAAAATAGATAACTCTCTTGGTACATTTTTCACCATAAAGTTCAAGGATAAACGAGCAGCTTAA
- a CDS encoding LytR/AlgR family response regulator transcription factor, with product MIKILIVEDELIIAHHIKDILESNDYEVVGVAKSYDAGLEKLTECKPDLVLIDIQIDGSKDGVTLASTIRSDFHIPFVFISSHTDRATIDRAKECEPYGFLVKPFEEDDILVAVEIALSNYAKEQNNNTDSEFSNFTINDSLFIRQKNTAIKVAYNDIYYASADSNYCTIFTKEKKFVMRSTLKELETKLNDKRFFRCHKSHLVNLNHLSAVNTESIIIYQAELPIGREQQVWLMNQINKI from the coding sequence ATGATTAAAATTTTAATAGTAGAAGATGAATTGATTATCGCCCATCATATCAAAGATATTTTGGAATCCAATGATTATGAAGTAGTAGGCGTAGCCAAGTCATACGATGCTGGGTTAGAAAAACTCACCGAGTGCAAGCCTGACCTTGTTCTAATAGACATTCAAATCGACGGATCCAAAGATGGCGTAACCTTGGCCTCCACCATACGAAGCGATTTTCATATCCCATTTGTATTCATTTCTTCACATACGGATCGAGCCACGATAGACCGTGCAAAAGAATGCGAACCTTATGGTTTTTTGGTTAAGCCCTTTGAAGAGGATGATATATTAGTAGCCGTAGAAATCGCTCTAAGCAATTATGCTAAAGAACAAAACAACAATACCGATTCCGAGTTTAGCAACTTCACCATCAACGACAGTCTTTTCATCAGACAAAAAAATACGGCCATAAAAGTTGCTTACAACGACATCTACTATGCCAGTGCCGATTCCAATTACTGCACGATTTTCACCAAAGAAAAAAAATTTGTGATGCGATCTACGCTCAAAGAATTAGAAACCAAACTCAATGACAAACGCTTCTTTCGCTGCCACAAATCGCACCTCGTCAACCTCAACCACCTATCTGCCGTAAATACGGAATCTATCATTATCTATCAAGCCGAATTGCCTATTGGACGTGAACAACAGGTTTGGCTCATGAATCAGATCAACAAGATATAG
- a CDS encoding ATP-binding protein, whose product MVLHKKLLLTLLATLSILWCQASDLTWKQAQQKKKGTIAIQYKVNAPFLLSTDGVLEGLEYEMMVGFQRYLSKQYGIEINYHWIEWSTLSEIFEQIQIEERAGDIGLDIISWTADREKNVKFSKPYFPDFQVLITHRSNPSILHENEFIVPYNDYTAISVLGTTYDQNLKKIRETGAHFNIRYIEQSTQVIDEIINSPKTFGYSDLTRYLLALNKDLPIKRLNAYAMKGHGLGVIFNKDSDWDIPFNEYLTSPDFERIKKGSVQRYFGSEFNEFIRNLSNHQDEEMVLLMQEKMFMDEEIEQSRAESERQEQIKNLLIIVVAFALLTAFFLFNRSKIKSNANKVLMAHKDTIEQKNELLSLRNKELTDINEEKNSYIHILSHDLRAPINNINSLSKLLQDAQLNPEESKLLNHITSESQRLSDMVTRILDIEKIESQRIDEYRPVDLTECLQKIVDNFQTTASDKHITIHSSLSPNTFLLGLDEFVYHVFENLLSNAIKFTPLHKNIYLTSEVQQNQLLIHLRDEGPGISEADQEKMFKKFQTLSAKATGGEKSNGIGLSIVHKYVSLLNGQLTYQSTLGEGTTFTVAFESVSPEGKNSVPKNK is encoded by the coding sequence ATGGTTCTACATAAAAAGCTCCTTCTGACTCTTCTAGCTACACTAAGTATTTTATGGTGTCAGGCTAGTGATTTGACATGGAAGCAAGCCCAGCAGAAAAAAAAAGGAACCATTGCCATCCAATACAAAGTAAATGCCCCTTTTCTACTTTCGACCGACGGTGTACTTGAAGGGCTCGAATACGAAATGATGGTTGGTTTTCAACGCTACCTATCCAAACAATATGGCATAGAGATCAATTATCACTGGATCGAATGGTCTACCCTCTCTGAAATTTTCGAACAAATACAAATTGAAGAAAGGGCGGGCGACATAGGACTAGATATCATATCTTGGACTGCCGACCGAGAGAAAAATGTAAAATTTTCCAAACCCTATTTCCCGGATTTTCAGGTGCTCATCACCCACCGATCAAACCCCAGCATCCTACACGAAAATGAATTCATCGTGCCATACAACGACTATACTGCCATTTCTGTACTAGGCACCACCTATGATCAAAACCTTAAAAAAATCCGAGAAACTGGCGCTCATTTTAATATTCGCTACATAGAGCAGAGCACACAAGTCATCGATGAGATCATCAATTCCCCGAAGACTTTTGGGTATAGCGACTTGACACGCTACCTACTCGCACTCAACAAAGACCTGCCCATTAAGCGGCTCAATGCCTATGCCATGAAAGGACATGGACTCGGCGTGATTTTCAACAAAGATTCGGACTGGGACATCCCTTTCAACGAATACCTAACAAGCCCAGACTTTGAACGTATCAAAAAAGGCAGTGTGCAGCGATACTTTGGTTCGGAATTCAACGAATTCATACGAAATCTATCCAATCATCAAGATGAAGAAATGGTACTCTTGATGCAGGAAAAAATGTTTATGGATGAAGAAATAGAACAAAGCAGAGCCGAGTCCGAACGTCAGGAACAAATCAAAAACCTACTCATTATCGTAGTGGCTTTTGCCTTACTCACCGCTTTCTTTTTATTCAATAGAAGTAAGATCAAATCCAATGCAAACAAAGTGCTCATGGCGCACAAGGATACAATTGAGCAAAAAAATGAATTGCTTAGCCTGAGAAATAAAGAGCTGACAGATATTAACGAAGAAAAAAATAGCTACATCCATATCTTGTCTCACGACCTAAGGGCACCGATCAACAACATCAACAGCCTCTCCAAATTACTACAAGATGCCCAGCTCAACCCAGAAGAAAGCAAACTACTCAACCACATTACGAGCGAATCCCAAAGACTCAGCGATATGGTCACTAGAATATTGGACATTGAGAAAATAGAATCGCAGCGCATAGACGAGTACCGCCCTGTAGACCTGACAGAATGCCTGCAAAAAATAGTTGACAACTTTCAAACTACAGCTTCCGACAAACACATTACGATACACAGCAGCTTATCCCCAAATACCTTCTTATTAGGCTTAGATGAATTTGTCTATCATGTCTTTGAAAACTTACTTTCAAATGCTATTAAATTTACTCCTCTTCACAAAAACATCTATCTAACTTCTGAAGTGCAGCAAAACCAACTATTGATCCACTTACGTGACGAAGGACCTGGTATATCTGAAGCAGATCAAGAAAAGATGTTCAAAAAATTTCAAACCTTGTCGGCCAAAGCTACTGGAGGAGAAAAGTCCAATGGCATTGGCCTGTCTATCGTTCACAAATATGTATCGTTACTCAATGGACAACTCACCTATCAGTCTACACTAGGAGAAGGTACCACTTTTACCGTTGCATTTGAGAGTGTTTCTCCTGAAGGGAAAAATTCAGTCCCAAAAAACAAATAA
- a CDS encoding amidophosphoribosyltransferase yields the protein MSDPIKHECGIAHLRLRKPLQYYIDKYNTPLYGANKLLLLMKKMQNRGQDGAGIANIKLGLEPGYRYISRYRSIDANSLQKIFDKVGKKFGKALKEGGKENFNNEAWLKKNYGFTGEVWLGHLRYGTHGKNSLESCHPFLRQNNWRSRNLVVAGNFNMTNVEELFDILIGLGQNPKEKTDTVTVMEKIGHFLDEENQEIFNKHKFQLSNQEITKKIEEELSVINILKKSCKDFDGGYAMAGMLGHGASFVARDPAGIRPAYYYADEEVVIVASEKPAIKTATNCAYEEIKEITPGHALIINQDGSFSEEQFIEMLPKKSCSFERIYFSRSSDPDIYRERKKLGELLVPKVLKSVNFDLKNTIFSFIPNSAETAFLGLMSGLDEYLVKKRKEIIIDGKPHAGDIEDVLSFRPRVEKMVIKDAKLRTFIADDSSRDELVANVYDTTYEVVNKGIDNLVIIDDSIVRGTTLEKSILTLLDKLEPKKIVIVSSAPQIRFPDCYGIDMSKMKDFVAFRAVLELLEENNKSHLLEEVLAKCEESFNNPTAPNHVLELYQPFTADQVSAKITDIVRPKGMKADLEVIFQSVENLHKACPEHRGDWYFTGNFPTVGGNRVVNKAFVNFMKGVTVRAY from the coding sequence ATGAGCGACCCAATTAAACACGAGTGCGGCATTGCCCACCTCCGTTTGAGAAAACCCCTTCAATATTATATTGACAAGTACAACACGCCCCTCTACGGTGCCAACAAGCTTTTGCTCTTGATGAAAAAGATGCAAAACAGGGGGCAGGACGGGGCAGGTATCGCCAATATCAAGCTTGGGCTTGAACCAGGCTACCGATATATCAGTAGATATAGATCTATAGATGCTAATTCCCTCCAAAAGATCTTTGATAAGGTCGGGAAGAAGTTTGGTAAAGCACTCAAGGAGGGTGGTAAAGAAAATTTCAACAATGAAGCTTGGCTCAAAAAAAACTATGGTTTTACAGGCGAAGTGTGGTTGGGGCATCTTAGATATGGTACTCACGGCAAGAATAGCCTCGAAAGCTGTCACCCCTTTCTCAGGCAAAACAATTGGAGAAGTAGAAACCTGGTAGTCGCAGGTAACTTCAACATGACTAACGTAGAAGAGTTATTTGATATACTCATTGGCTTAGGCCAAAACCCAAAAGAAAAAACAGATACAGTGACCGTAATGGAAAAGATCGGTCATTTTCTTGACGAGGAAAATCAAGAAATATTTAATAAACATAAGTTTCAGCTATCTAATCAGGAGATTACTAAAAAGATAGAAGAAGAACTGTCAGTGATTAATATCTTGAAAAAATCGTGTAAAGATTTTGATGGAGGATATGCTATGGCAGGTATGTTGGGACATGGTGCTTCGTTTGTGGCTCGTGACCCTGCGGGCATTCGTCCAGCTTATTATTATGCAGATGAAGAGGTGGTGATTGTGGCCTCAGAAAAGCCTGCGATCAAAACAGCAACCAACTGTGCTTATGAGGAAATCAAGGAAATCACCCCAGGGCATGCTTTGATCATCAATCAAGACGGGTCGTTTAGTGAAGAGCAGTTTATCGAAATGCTACCCAAAAAATCTTGTAGTTTCGAAAGAATCTATTTTTCAAGAAGCTCTGATCCAGATATCTATAGAGAAAGGAAAAAACTGGGCGAATTGCTCGTGCCTAAAGTGTTGAAATCGGTGAATTTCGATTTGAAAAACACCATATTCTCATTTATACCAAACTCTGCCGAGACGGCCTTTTTGGGGCTGATGAGTGGGCTGGATGAATATTTGGTAAAGAAAAGGAAAGAAATCATCATAGATGGCAAGCCACATGCTGGCGATATAGAAGATGTGCTGTCGTTCCGTCCAAGAGTGGAAAAAATGGTAATCAAAGACGCCAAGTTACGGACGTTTATTGCTGATGATTCTTCTCGCGACGAGCTCGTAGCCAATGTCTACGATACCACTTATGAAGTAGTAAATAAAGGCATTGATAACCTAGTGATCATCGACGATTCTATCGTCAGAGGAACAACGCTAGAGAAGAGTATTCTGACTTTGCTGGATAAGTTAGAACCAAAGAAAATCGTGATTGTATCGTCTGCACCACAAATCAGATTTCCTGATTGCTATGGGATAGATATGAGCAAGATGAAGGATTTTGTAGCCTTTAGGGCTGTGTTGGAATTGCTCGAAGAAAACAATAAATCTCATCTGCTTGAAGAGGTATTGGCGAAGTGCGAAGAGTCATTTAATAACCCTACGGCACCGAACCATGTGTTGGAACTGTATCAGCCATTTACGGCAGATCAGGTGTCTGCTAAAATCACGGATATTGTACGACCTAAGGGGATGAAGGCCGATTTAGAAGTGATTTTCCAGTCTGTGGAGAATCTACATAAAGCCTGTCCAGAACACAGAGGTGACTGGTATTTTACAGGCAACTTCCCTACAGTAGGAGGCAACCGGGTGGTGAACAAAGCTTTCGTTAACTTCATGAAAGGTGTGACAGTGAGAGCTTATTAA
- a CDS encoding NADH-quinone oxidoreductase subunit N, producing MRLGSLNDQIQTIINDFGILLPEATLIVGCFVMIILQLIYEDKGTVVKTVFSLFLLGLIALTVSTATAPGSYFDGLLVQSQVTGLAKLFFIVITGFVLLFPKGENLLKRGEYHFLIFMILLGAMLLIEVNNLLLFYLSLELVSITSYLLINFNFDRKGFEAGIKYLLFGAMASGLMLYGLSLIYGLTGTLDLAGLGAFIESGAYAGAWLTVALLLFFVGIWFKLSLAPMHIWTPDAYEAGPTPVVAYISVVPKVAVLIFLAQFVLTTQLEILDFDWKMIFSGLAIVSMLVGNLSALSQTNAKRMMAYSSIAHSGMLIIGIIVGNDFGIQALLLYAIVYAFMNIGAFYLIELFERQGFVTIKDLAGVGRKSPWMGVFAVVIMIALAGLPPTGGFTAKLVMFSSLWEYYQTEGHTYLIWLFGLGLLNTAIALFYYLKIPYYLWVHPSDAEKEFKFSPKDGTIVAIVVFLVLLSFFKADLLLNVLNQFNFAL from the coding sequence ATGAGGTTAGGTTCGCTGAACGACCAAATACAAACGATCATCAATGATTTTGGTATTCTTTTGCCAGAAGCCACGCTGATCGTAGGGTGCTTTGTGATGATCATACTTCAGTTGATATATGAGGACAAAGGCACGGTAGTGAAAACGGTATTCAGTCTCTTTTTGCTGGGCTTGATCGCCTTGACGGTATCTACTGCTACTGCACCTGGTTCGTATTTTGATGGATTGCTTGTTCAGTCACAAGTCACTGGTTTAGCCAAGCTCTTCTTTATCGTCATCACAGGCTTTGTTTTGCTTTTTCCGAAAGGGGAAAACCTGCTCAAAAGAGGGGAGTATCACTTCCTGATTTTTATGATCTTGTTGGGTGCTATGCTGCTCATAGAGGTTAATAATCTCCTGCTGTTTTACTTGTCGCTCGAACTGGTTTCTATTACTTCGTATCTATTGATCAATTTCAACTTTGATCGAAAAGGCTTTGAAGCGGGAATCAAGTATTTACTATTTGGAGCGATGGCAAGTGGACTGATGCTTTATGGGCTTTCGCTGATCTACGGGCTTACTGGTACATTGGATTTGGCTGGCTTGGGTGCTTTTATTGAGAGCGGCGCATATGCCGGAGCTTGGCTCACTGTTGCCTTGCTTTTGTTTTTTGTGGGCATTTGGTTTAAGCTTTCACTGGCACCGATGCACATCTGGACGCCGGATGCTTATGAAGCTGGACCTACACCAGTGGTGGCTTATATCTCTGTCGTGCCTAAAGTAGCCGTACTTATTTTCTTGGCACAGTTTGTACTCACCACTCAGCTTGAGATACTTGATTTCGATTGGAAAATGATCTTTTCAGGGCTGGCAATCGTGAGTATGCTTGTAGGCAACCTGTCTGCACTCAGCCAGACCAATGCCAAAAGAATGATGGCTTATTCATCTATCGCTCATTCGGGTATGCTCATCATTGGTATCATCGTGGGCAATGATTTTGGGATACAAGCCTTGCTGCTCTATGCCATCGTCTATGCCTTTATGAACATTGGCGCTTTTTACTTGATTGAGCTCTTCGAAAGGCAAGGATTTGTCACGATCAAAGACCTAGCAGGGGTGGGTAGGAAGTCTCCGTGGATGGGGGTATTTGCTGTGGTGATTATGATTGCCCTGGCGGGTCTACCACCTACTGGCGGATTTACAGCCAAATTGGTCATGTTTTCTTCCTTGTGGGAATATTATCAGACCGAAGGCCACACTTATTTGATTTGGTTGTTTGGGCTAGGGTTGCTCAATACTGCCATTGCTTTGTTTTATTATTTGAAAATCCCATATTACCTATGGGTGCATCCCTCGGATGCAGAAAAAGAATTTAAATTTTCCCCAAAAGATGGCACTATTGTAGCTATCGTAGTGTTCCTAGTATTATTATCATTCTTTAAAGCCGACCTATTGCTGAACGTATTAAATCAGTTTAACTTTGCACTTTAA